A single Anatilimnocola floriformis DNA region contains:
- a CDS encoding PVC-type heme-binding CxxCH protein has translation MRWFVLALFVALPMPLIAEDFIPRRQDKLPGPAVTPAEAAKKMTVPEGFSVEVVASEPDIVNPVGMAIDERGRFWITESFEYPRRELGPGRDRVKVLEDTDGDGKCDKFTVFAEGLNIPSGIAVGHGGVWVANAPDILFLQDTDGDGKADKQEVIVTGFGRDDTHELPNSLTWGPDGYLYGLNGVFNYSHIKYPKGSPHYDEKHPGWKFTCALFRIHPVTKKFDVFCEGTSNPWGVAFDNDGSAFISACVIDHLWHLTRTGYYNRQGGPYPPFTWKIESIVKHKHQAAAYCGIHYFDSDSYPEQYREKLYMGNIHGGCINVDKLKRDGSSYFATGENDFLTANDVWFMPVVQKTGPDGSLYILDWYDRYHCYQDANRDPKGIDRLNGRLYRVRYKDTPHSKPFDLAKLKDAELIELLSKNNDYMRSTAQRLLTERLAQLEPTVRPAATPKTDDVPLIKPAAELPELLLKLQQLALNEEAPRKARMHALFTALSLKNQDNAFLNTLLGHKDPVLRSWAVRTVGNFDANADVWTKTRSLATDVSADVQLQVAIAAGTNVNEKSIATLLQVLENCGDDKLIPQIVWQNLHPLLENQNVSFALAYQQPNVASSKNVTALLPRIIDRVLASKEPGLQALLPNLLVTILEKDTPGNVAAAKATLQIFIQRIQSREIQGEQLANLRKVLEPKLEDAVLRTSHRLHSEAVVVAASWGDEFALKRLYDRARNDAEDEAGREQAVNVLAAAGDKRLLQLANVSLEVSPKASDRVPSAILAGLAKLDSDEVAATVIDKYPNLRESVRPRAIELLTQRASWGKELLKAVGDKKIPANMINVNQAQKLNSLGDKDLAALLVKNWGTVRTGRDPGRQKVIDEMRTLLEKTPGDPERGQLVFNKVCGQCHKLHGNGQEVGPDITLNGRSNFDQLLSNVFDPSLVIGASYQARTVLTTDGRVITGLLAEDTPQRIVLKVQGGKLETIARGDIEELKVSELSLMPEQLEKQLKPEELADLFSLITLDKPHTDPAAKRIPGAPSPKK, from the coding sequence ATGCGTTGGTTCGTTCTGGCTCTCTTTGTCGCTCTGCCGATGCCCCTGATCGCCGAGGACTTTATTCCGCGCCGGCAAGATAAGCTGCCCGGTCCCGCCGTCACGCCGGCCGAAGCCGCGAAGAAGATGACCGTGCCGGAGGGGTTTAGCGTTGAGGTTGTGGCGAGCGAGCCGGATATCGTGAATCCAGTCGGCATGGCCATCGATGAGCGCGGCCGGTTTTGGATTACCGAGAGCTTTGAATATCCTCGCCGCGAGCTGGGTCCGGGTCGCGATCGTGTGAAGGTGCTCGAAGACACCGATGGCGACGGCAAGTGCGACAAGTTCACCGTGTTCGCCGAGGGGCTGAACATTCCCAGCGGCATCGCGGTTGGACACGGCGGTGTGTGGGTCGCGAATGCGCCGGACATTCTCTTTCTGCAAGATACCGACGGCGACGGAAAAGCCGACAAGCAAGAAGTGATCGTCACCGGCTTTGGCCGCGACGATACGCACGAACTGCCGAACTCGCTGACCTGGGGCCCGGACGGTTATCTATACGGCCTTAACGGCGTGTTCAATTACTCGCACATCAAATATCCGAAGGGCTCGCCGCACTACGACGAGAAGCATCCCGGCTGGAAGTTCACCTGCGCGCTGTTTCGTATTCATCCCGTTACGAAAAAGTTCGACGTCTTCTGCGAGGGAACGAGCAACCCGTGGGGCGTGGCCTTCGACAACGACGGCAGTGCGTTCATCAGCGCGTGCGTGATCGATCACCTGTGGCATCTCACGCGCACCGGTTACTACAACCGCCAGGGCGGCCCATATCCGCCGTTCACTTGGAAGATCGAGAGCATCGTCAAGCACAAGCATCAAGCAGCCGCGTATTGCGGCATTCATTATTTCGACAGCGACAGCTACCCGGAGCAATACCGTGAAAAGCTCTACATGGGCAACATCCACGGCGGCTGCATCAACGTCGACAAGCTGAAACGGGACGGCAGCAGCTACTTCGCGACCGGCGAAAACGATTTCCTCACGGCCAACGACGTCTGGTTCATGCCCGTCGTGCAAAAGACGGGCCCCGATGGCTCGCTCTACATTCTCGATTGGTACGACCGGTATCACTGCTACCAGGATGCGAACCGCGACCCGAAAGGAATCGATCGACTTAACGGCCGGTTGTATCGCGTGCGGTACAAAGACACGCCACACAGCAAGCCGTTCGATCTGGCGAAGCTGAAAGACGCGGAGTTGATTGAACTGCTGTCGAAGAATAACGACTACATGCGTTCGACAGCGCAGCGATTGTTGACCGAGCGATTGGCGCAGCTGGAACCGACGGTTCGGCCGGCTGCGACGCCGAAGACGGACGACGTGCCGCTCATCAAGCCGGCCGCGGAGTTGCCGGAACTGCTCCTCAAGCTGCAGCAACTGGCGCTCAACGAAGAGGCTCCGCGAAAAGCTCGCATGCATGCGCTCTTTACGGCGCTCTCACTCAAAAACCAAGACAATGCGTTTCTGAATACGCTGCTCGGTCACAAAGATCCGGTTCTGCGCTCCTGGGCCGTTCGCACTGTTGGCAACTTCGATGCGAACGCCGACGTGTGGACCAAAACCCGCTCGCTGGCTACCGATGTCTCGGCAGACGTGCAGTTGCAGGTCGCGATCGCGGCCGGCACGAATGTGAACGAGAAGTCGATTGCCACGCTGCTGCAGGTGCTAGAAAACTGCGGCGATGACAAACTCATTCCGCAGATCGTGTGGCAGAATTTGCATCCGCTGCTCGAAAATCAAAACGTTTCGTTTGCCTTGGCTTATCAGCAGCCAAATGTGGCCTCGTCGAAGAACGTGACGGCACTTCTGCCGCGCATCATCGATCGAGTACTAGCCAGCAAAGAGCCCGGGCTGCAAGCGCTCCTGCCCAACCTGCTGGTCACGATTTTGGAAAAAGACACTCCCGGGAATGTCGCAGCTGCCAAAGCAACGCTGCAGATTTTCATTCAACGGATTCAGTCTCGTGAGATTCAGGGTGAGCAACTAGCAAACTTGCGCAAGGTACTCGAACCAAAACTGGAAGATGCCGTCTTGCGAACGAGCCATCGACTTCATTCGGAAGCAGTTGTTGTCGCTGCTTCCTGGGGAGATGAGTTCGCTCTCAAGCGGCTTTACGATCGGGCTCGTAACGATGCCGAGGACGAGGCCGGCCGAGAGCAAGCCGTCAACGTGCTGGCGGCCGCGGGCGACAAGCGGTTGTTGCAGCTTGCCAACGTTTCGCTGGAGGTTTCGCCGAAGGCTTCCGATCGAGTTCCCAGCGCCATTCTCGCCGGATTGGCCAAGCTTGATTCGGACGAGGTCGCCGCGACGGTGATCGACAAATATCCGAACTTGCGCGAGAGCGTACGTCCGCGCGCGATCGAACTGCTCACGCAGCGAGCCAGTTGGGGCAAGGAACTTCTCAAAGCAGTCGGCGACAAGAAGATTCCAGCGAACATGATCAACGTCAACCAGGCCCAGAAGCTCAATTCGCTCGGCGATAAAGATCTCGCCGCGCTCCTCGTGAAGAACTGGGGCACCGTCCGCACAGGTCGTGATCCAGGCCGCCAAAAAGTGATCGATGAAATGCGTACACTGCTCGAGAAGACGCCCGGTGATCCGGAACGCGGCCAACTGGTGTTCAACAAGGTCTGTGGCCAGTGTCACAAACTGCACGGCAACGGCCAGGAAGTCGGGCCGGATATCACCCTCAACGGCCGGTCGAATTTCGATCAACTCCTCTCCAATGTCTTTGATCCGAGCCTCGTCATCGGCGCTTCGTACCAAGCGCGAACGGTGCTGACGACGGACGGCCGCGTGATCACCGGTCTACTCGCCGAAGATACGCCGCAGCGGATCGTGCTGAAGGTGCAAGGTGGCAAGCTCGAGACCATCGCCCGCGGCGACATCGAAGAGCTAAAGGTGAGCGAGCTCTCGCTCATGCCGGAGCAACTCGAGAAGCAACTCAAGCCAGAAGAGCTGGCCGATTTGTTCTCGCTGATCACGCTCGACAAGCCCCATACCGATCCGGCCGCCAAGCGGATTCCGGGGGCTCCTTCGCCCAAGAAATAG
- the lepB gene encoding signal peptidase I, producing MTTILLVIAFLIASHFIQWVAWGICLAIGLKWARTAEISGAKIARVTVVTHVIQNTMLAVMGLMAYFGGQWPPALLVIPVATIAIAMPFVPIWLVYRTFQLPVWRSIQALIPTLLVLALGYSIAAGLMKPFLWEGYPVTDNSMASTLRSKHWRGTCPECGKVTIGTPVDPVFDGVAGSVSRALMICEHNFHTSSRETSAHTPTYGPDHVAVAKYKTPQRWDLIAYRSPSDPEQVNFKRLIGLPGETIVIKGGAIWANDKQLTPPDELKHLVYLDHDPNWPHDFWGSADRPAVLGADEFFVLGDFSKNSHDSRMWHEQHGKHPAYALPRENIIGVAVLIYWPPPRWREL from the coding sequence ATGACTACTATTCTGCTCGTGATCGCGTTTCTGATCGCTTCCCATTTCATTCAGTGGGTGGCGTGGGGCATTTGCCTGGCTATCGGTTTGAAGTGGGCCCGCACGGCGGAGATCAGCGGCGCAAAGATCGCCCGCGTCACAGTCGTGACCCACGTTATCCAAAACACGATGCTCGCCGTGATGGGGCTGATGGCTTACTTCGGCGGGCAGTGGCCGCCGGCGCTCCTCGTGATTCCGGTCGCCACCATCGCCATCGCCATGCCCTTCGTCCCGATCTGGCTGGTCTATCGCACGTTTCAGCTGCCAGTCTGGCGCTCGATTCAAGCGCTCATTCCCACGCTGCTCGTGCTCGCCCTCGGCTATTCGATTGCGGCTGGCTTGATGAAACCGTTCTTGTGGGAAGGATACCCTGTCACTGACAACTCGATGGCGTCGACGCTACGCAGCAAGCATTGGCGCGGAACCTGCCCGGAGTGCGGCAAAGTCACGATCGGCACACCGGTCGATCCTGTCTTCGACGGCGTGGCTGGATCGGTTTCCCGGGCGCTCATGATTTGCGAGCACAACTTTCATACTTCCAGCCGAGAAACGAGTGCCCACACGCCGACCTATGGCCCCGACCATGTCGCGGTGGCGAAGTACAAAACGCCCCAGCGCTGGGATCTGATTGCCTATCGCTCGCCCTCCGATCCCGAGCAGGTGAATTTCAAACGCCTCATCGGATTGCCTGGCGAAACAATCGTGATCAAAGGTGGCGCGATCTGGGCCAATGACAAACAACTCACGCCACCGGACGAACTAAAGCACTTGGTCTATCTCGACCACGATCCCAATTGGCCGCACGACTTCTGGGGATCCGCAGATCGGCCCGCGGTCCTCGGCGCCGATGAGTTCTTCGTCCTCGGCGATTTCTCCAAAAATTCGCACGACTCGCGAATGTGGCACGAACAGCATGGCAAGCATCCCGCCTACGCCTTGCCGCGAGAAAACATCATCGGCGTCGCCGTGCTCATCTACTGGCCACCGCCGCGCTGGCGAGAGCTGTAA
- a CDS encoding serine/threonine protein kinase, whose product MSSAAQPDPRLAISPADVTLDAPSDPSSVSQLVCRLHLRDGNSTAVRSEVSHLLRSRLRSASLIIFAGLGLFLVWHIFSLDRFDRAIYVLNFAAHVAATFVIGGIAYLLCSHRDYSLSELRWIEILTFFVPACFFMTLHYSKTTYLIESYGQHPDVAAAWLLPIYIYALFIPNTWQRATVFIGILAAIPVALILLSAATHPLSAELLVEQWDVIVTTVLVMFIAATSAIWGVHTINTLRTEVYQAKQLGQYQLKQLIGSGGMGEVYLAEHQLMKRPCAIKVIRPEKAGDPKVLARFEREVQATARLSHWNTVDIFDYGRADDGTFYYVMEYLPGMNLSELVRKYGPLPAGRAIYLVRQACDALQEAHDLGLVHRDIKPANIFAASRGGVCDVVKLLDFGLAKPLTEIDTAHLTAEGTITGSPLFMSPEQATGDVEPDSRSDVYSLGAVLFYLITGKPPFEDDKPLKIMIKHAHDAPPRPTELRPDLPVDLENVVLKCLEKASHRRYQSATELAEALEQCLDAANWTRESARHWWQGIGQPFDVPELNPRAMAG is encoded by the coding sequence GTGAGTTCCGCGGCCCAGCCCGATCCTCGCCTGGCCATTAGCCCCGCCGACGTCACACTCGACGCGCCGTCGGACCCTAGTTCCGTCAGCCAACTGGTTTGCCGCCTGCACCTGCGCGATGGCAATAGCACGGCCGTTCGCAGCGAAGTTTCGCACCTGCTCCGCTCGCGGCTGCGGTCGGCTTCGCTCATTATTTTTGCCGGGTTAGGACTCTTTTTGGTCTGGCACATTTTCTCGCTTGATCGGTTCGATCGGGCGATCTACGTGCTGAACTTTGCAGCGCACGTCGCCGCGACCTTCGTCATCGGAGGTATCGCTTATTTGCTCTGCTCGCACCGCGACTACTCGCTGTCGGAACTGCGCTGGATCGAGATCCTGACGTTCTTCGTGCCGGCGTGCTTCTTCATGACGTTGCATTACAGCAAGACGACGTACTTGATCGAGAGCTACGGCCAGCATCCCGATGTGGCGGCCGCCTGGCTGTTGCCGATCTATATCTACGCGCTATTCATTCCCAATACGTGGCAGCGAGCCACGGTGTTCATCGGCATCCTAGCAGCCATTCCTGTCGCCCTGATTCTGCTCAGCGCAGCGACTCATCCGCTGAGCGCCGAGCTTCTCGTCGAGCAGTGGGACGTGATCGTCACGACCGTGTTAGTGATGTTCATCGCCGCGACGAGTGCGATTTGGGGTGTGCATACGATCAACACGCTCCGCACCGAGGTCTACCAAGCCAAGCAACTGGGGCAGTATCAACTGAAACAACTGATCGGCAGCGGCGGCATGGGCGAGGTTTATCTCGCCGAGCATCAGCTGATGAAACGGCCGTGCGCAATCAAAGTCATTCGCCCCGAGAAGGCCGGCGATCCCAAAGTCCTCGCCCGGTTCGAGCGCGAAGTGCAAGCCACCGCGCGACTGTCGCACTGGAACACGGTCGACATCTTCGACTACGGCCGGGCCGACGACGGCACGTTTTATTATGTGATGGAATACCTACCCGGCATGAACTTAAGCGAGTTGGTGCGGAAGTACGGTCCGCTACCGGCTGGTCGCGCGATATACCTCGTGCGACAAGCCTGCGATGCGTTGCAGGAAGCGCATGATTTGGGGCTGGTACATCGCGATATCAAACCGGCGAACATCTTTGCCGCCTCGCGCGGCGGTGTGTGCGATGTAGTGAAGCTGCTCGACTTCGGCTTGGCCAAACCATTGACCGAGATCGACACGGCGCATCTCACAGCCGAAGGAACGATCACCGGTTCGCCGTTGTTCATGTCGCCGGAACAAGCGACCGGCGATGTCGAGCCCGATTCGCGCAGCGATGTCTACTCGCTGGGCGCGGTGCTGTTTTATCTCATCACCGGCAAGCCGCCGTTTGAAGACGACAAGCCCTTGAAGATCATGATCAAGCACGCGCACGATGCGCCGCCGCGGCCTACCGAGCTGCGGCCCGATCTCCCTGTCGATCTGGAAAATGTAGTACTGAAGTGCCTGGAAAAGGCCTCGCATCGTCGTTATCAATCGGCCACCGAGTTGGCCGAGGCGCTGGAACAGTGTCTCGACGCAGCGAACTGGACGCGCGAAAGCGCCCGCCACTGGTGGCAAGGAATCGGCCAGCCGTTTGATGTGCCCGAGTTGAATCCCCGGGCGATGGCAGGTTGA
- a CDS encoding secondary thiamine-phosphate synthase enzyme YjbQ, with protein MLAFTKELWMNVPGRRGIVSLQREIERYVDESGVQEGLVLINAMHITASVFINDNEQGLHADYERWLEQLAPFNAGGDPAKGGYLHNRTGEDNADAHHKRQIMGREVVVAITKGKLHLGPWEHIFYYEFDGDRAKRVLVKIIGD; from the coding sequence ATGCTCGCATTCACCAAAGAACTCTGGATGAACGTGCCAGGCCGGCGCGGCATCGTATCGCTGCAGCGCGAGATCGAACGCTACGTCGACGAAAGCGGCGTGCAAGAAGGGCTGGTGCTGATCAACGCCATGCACATCACGGCCAGCGTGTTTATCAATGACAACGAACAAGGGTTGCATGCTGACTACGAGCGTTGGCTGGAACAGCTAGCGCCGTTCAATGCGGGCGGCGATCCTGCCAAAGGTGGCTACCTGCATAACCGGACCGGCGAAGACAACGCCGACGCGCATCACAAGCGGCAGATCATGGGGCGGGAAGTGGTGGTCGCGATTACCAAAGGGAAGCTGCACCTTGGTCCGTGGGAGCACATTTTCTATTACGAGTTCGACGGCGATCGGGCGAAGCGGGTGCTGGTGAAGATCATTGGGGATTAG
- a CDS encoding AAA family ATPase: MALTELRIAGYRSLRNFFLKLGPLNVVTGPNGSGKSNLYRSLRLLAQMAEGGFARALGREGGLVSAVWAGPRIGDRSPRLSLGFRTEDVGFEIAIGYPVPGPPTRFGFDPHIKAETVWHGARATPKSTLLERLNGRTWLRDVNGDRIDYQYELTENESILSQLREPEPFPELFVVRDEVRRWRFYHHFPTDDAAPCRRPQVSVRNPVRSHDGSDLAATLQTIQEGHGGQAERLHAAVELAFPGRKLEILDSVTVELGMKSPRLAELCVALETAGCTRPLLAGELSDGTLKFLCLAAALLSPQPPALIALNEPEASLHPDLIPALATLIVDASRASQVLVCTHSQPLVEKISAAAGLKAIRLKLENGETRREADDDD, translated from the coding sequence ATGGCTCTCACTGAGTTACGCATCGCCGGCTACCGGTCCCTGCGGAACTTCTTTTTGAAGCTCGGGCCGCTCAACGTCGTCACCGGCCCGAACGGCTCGGGCAAATCGAATCTCTATCGTTCATTGCGGCTCCTCGCCCAGATGGCCGAGGGTGGCTTTGCCCGCGCACTCGGCCGCGAGGGAGGACTGGTCTCGGCCGTGTGGGCTGGCCCACGAATCGGCGATAGGTCTCCCCGCTTATCTTTGGGCTTTCGGACGGAGGATGTCGGCTTTGAGATCGCCATCGGTTATCCGGTGCCTGGTCCGCCGACGAGGTTTGGTTTCGATCCGCACATCAAAGCCGAGACGGTCTGGCATGGCGCGCGGGCCACTCCAAAATCAACGTTGCTCGAGCGTCTGAATGGACGAACCTGGCTGCGCGACGTCAACGGAGATCGCATCGACTATCAGTACGAGTTGACCGAGAACGAATCGATCCTCTCGCAATTGCGCGAGCCGGAGCCCTTCCCCGAGTTGTTTGTGGTGCGCGACGAAGTTCGCCGCTGGCGGTTTTATCATCACTTTCCCACCGACGATGCTGCCCCCTGTCGCCGTCCGCAAGTAAGCGTCCGAAATCCTGTGCGGAGCCATGACGGCAGCGATCTGGCGGCTACACTGCAAACGATCCAAGAAGGTCACGGCGGCCAGGCTGAGCGATTGCACGCCGCGGTCGAACTGGCGTTTCCGGGGCGAAAGCTCGAGATCCTCGATAGCGTAACGGTGGAACTCGGCATGAAGTCGCCGCGCTTGGCAGAACTGTGTGTCGCTTTGGAAACAGCCGGTTGCACGCGACCACTTCTGGCTGGCGAACTCTCCGATGGCACGCTGAAATTTCTCTGCCTGGCAGCAGCGCTCCTTAGTCCGCAGCCGCCGGCGCTCATCGCGCTGAATGAACCGGAGGCAAGCCTGCATCCCGATTTGATTCCCGCATTAGCCACGCTCATTGTCGATGCCTCGCGCGCTTCTCAGGTGCTGGTCTGCACGCACTCACAGCCGCTCGTCGAAAAGATCAGCGCTGCCGCCGGCCTGAAAGCAATTCGCCTGAAACTGGAGAACGGCGAAACCAGGCGCGAGGCCGACGATGATGACTAA
- a CDS encoding VOC family protein produces the protein MAVMLSLLVLKTRQLERLKDFYENLGIEFVEEKHGDGPLHFAGKLGDAVFEIYPLASGEADATTRLGFVVDDLDDISERLQRLQSVPLKQPKQTEWGRRLVVKDPDGRSVELYQSGE, from the coding sequence ATGGCGGTCATGCTTTCGTTGCTGGTGCTGAAGACCAGACAACTCGAACGACTGAAAGATTTTTACGAGAACCTCGGCATCGAGTTCGTGGAGGAGAAGCACGGCGACGGCCCGCTGCACTTCGCGGGGAAGCTTGGCGACGCGGTGTTCGAAATCTATCCGCTCGCCTCAGGAGAAGCCGATGCCACAACTCGCTTAGGGTTTGTCGTCGACGATTTGGATGACATCAGCGAACGCTTGCAGCGTCTTCAGTCAGTTCCGTTGAAGCAGCCGAAGCAAACAGAATGGGGAAGACGTCTTGTGGTAAAGGATCCTGACGGCAGGTCGGTCGAGTTGTATCAAAGTGGCGAGTGA